A portion of the Parasteatoda tepidariorum isolate YZ-2023 chromosome 5, CAS_Ptep_4.0, whole genome shotgun sequence genome contains these proteins:
- the LOC139425651 gene encoding uncharacterized protein yields MTDPPPARTSPCTQEEILHLVFGALDEVLGLSELGSWGNSLRKKINIRILRRTQRRILLRIIRGYRTVSYDAVFVIAGLPPIDLIILNNLELKEKIKDNDCLTLDGKLPISCLPHPACRKPVIIIPYVNNVFQEYKTICFTDGSKLDGRVGLAFVIYENGTEKVTAKHRLHNECTVFQAELLCINLVVKWIQNSFSENQIFKYLICTDSLSSLFLLRDTTSTEKLVVEIHSILNALENVTIHFSYVRGHSGILGNERADQLAREATCGEIDLRVSVPASHWKRIARDKIIADWNAEFLASPRSLWTKRFFPSIFHRLQCKFFATDFKLTQILTNHGNFKRYLFRFHLQTSGICACGDADEDAEHILLHCSLHASARVNLKTDLRRLSICWPPALRSCGILFLM; encoded by the coding sequence GATCTTGGGGAAACTCTTTGAGAAAGAAGATAAATATTAGAATCCTTAGAAGAACTCAAAGAAGAATTCTTCTACGAATTATTCGGGGATATAGAACTGTTAGTTATGATGCGGTCTTTGTTATCGCTGGTCTTCCGcctattgatttaattatcttaaataatctTGAATTAAAGGAGAAGATAAAAGACAACGATTGTCTAACCCTGGACGGGAAGCTTCCTATTTCATGTTTGCCCCACCCAGCATGCAGGAAACCTGTTATAATTATTCCttatgtaaataatgtttttcaggAATATAAAACTATCTGCTTTACGGATGGTAGTAAGCTTGATGGAAGGGTTGGTCttgcttttgtaatttatgaaaatggaaCAGAGAAGGTTACTGCCAAGCACCGACTACATAATGAATGTACTGTTTTCCAGGCTGAACTTTTGTGTATAAACCTGGTTGTTAAGTggatacaaaattcttttagtgaaaaccaaatttttaaatatctcatttgTACAGATTCTctttcttcactttttcttttgcGTGACACGACTTCTACTGAGAAGCTTGTGGTGGAAATTCACTCGATTTTGAACGCTCTTGAAAACGtaactattcatttttcttacgtTCGTGGCCATAGCGGTATTTTGGGCAATGAAAGAGCAGACCAATTGGCTAGGGAAGCTACGTGTGGTGAAATAGACTTAAGGGTGTCTGTTCCAGCTTCTCACTGGAAGCGCATCGCTAGAGATAAAATCATTGCGGACTGGAATGCAGAATTTCTTGCTTCGCCTCGGTCGCTCTGGACGAAAAGGTTCTTTCCATCCATTTTTCACCGTTTGCAATGTAAATTCTTtgcaactgattttaaattgacccaaattttaacaaaccatggaaattttaagagatatttatttcgtttccatCTGCAGACCAGTGGAATTTGTGCTTGCGGTGATGCTGATGAAGATGCTGAACATATTCTTCTTCATTGTAGTTTGCATGCGAGTGCCCGAGTGAATTTAAAGACTGATTTGAGACGTCTTTCTATTTGTTGGCCACCTGCCTTGCGGTCttgcggaattttgtttttaatgtaa